The DNA segment AGGTGCGGGAGAGCGACTCATACGTTTTTTGCAAGAGGCAGAGCGTAAATATACAATAGCAATGAAGGATTTTATTTATACTCCTTCTCTTTCTTTTTTAGAGTTTTTTCGCTTGGACATTCTCAAACAATTCTTTACTTTGGATATTTTTTCTTCTATGAAGAACCATATACATAAACATTTTTCCCATCCTCATTTGAGAACACTTATGGAGTTTCCAATACTTTTTTTGGGGGCTACTTCTACTAACACTCCTGCATTATATAGTATTATGAACTATGCAGATATGGAATTAGGCACGTGGTATCCCGAAAAAGGAATGTATTCTGTGGTAGAAGCAATGGAATTATTAGCACGAGAAAAAGGGGTTACAATCCTTACCAATACAGAAGTTCAAAAAATAATTGTGCAAAACAGAAAAGCGTATGCTCTTTTAACTCCTAAAGAAAATTTTTACCCTGATGTGGTTATTTCTTCGGCGGATTATCAGCATACGGATAACCATTTATTAGATTATCCGTATCAAAATTACTCTCATTCCTATTGGGAAAAGAAAATATTTGCTCCATCAGCACTTTTATTTTATGTAGGGATTAACAAAAAACTCACTTCTATTACCCATCACACATTATTTTTTGATGCTTCGTTAGAGGAACATTCTCAATCCATTTATACCCATAAACAATACCCCCAAAATCCTCTTTTTTACCTCTCCGCTACCTCTCAAACAGACGAAACTACAGCTCCTCATGGTTGTGAAAATTTAGTATTTCTCATTCCTCTTGCTGTTGATTTAGAAGATACAGAGGAAATGCGAGAAAAATACTTTCAAATAATTGTAAAAAGATTTGAAACCCTTACGGGTGAAAGTATTCAGCACAATATTATCTATAAAAAATCCTATTCACTGCAAAATTTCAAACAAGATTACCACGCTTTCAAAGGAAATGCCTACGGATTGGCAAATACTCTTTGGCAGACGGCTCTTTGGAAACCAAAAATTATCAATAAACATATTTCTAATCTCTATTATACGGGGCAACTCACGGTTCCTGGTCCGGGAGTCCCTCCTTGCCTTATTTCAGGGGAAATTGTTGCAAAATATATTCTCAAAAAACATAAAAAGCAATAGCAATAATGAATAGAAATAACCAAGAAGATACTATCGTTGCCCTTGCTACTGCAGAAGGAAAAAGTGCCATTGCGGTTATAAGAATATCAGGAGCAAAAGCAGTAGAAATAGTGCAGAAAGTATTTACCAATAAAAAACTATCTCAAGCAAGGACCCATTCTCTCTTATATGGAACTATAAAAGAAAATTCAGAAGTCATTGATGAGGTAGTTATTTCTGTTTTTAAAGCCCCAAACTCTTTTACACGGGAAGATGTGGTAGAAATTTCCTGTCATGGCTCACTGTATATCATAAAAAAAATAATACATATCCTTATTTCTTACGGCTGTAGATATGCAGAAGCAGGTGAATTTACCAAAAGGGCTTTTTTGAACGGAAGATTCGACCTTACACAGGCAGAAGCCGTTGCTGATCTCATTTCCGCAGAATCCGATATAGCTCATAAAATCGCTCTTAATCAAATGAGAGACGGATTTATGAAAGATATTATGCAGCTCCGCAAAACTCTTATACATTTTGCAAGTATGATAGAATTAGAACTAGATTTTTCAGAGGAAGATGTCCAATTTGCCAATAGAAACGAACTCCGAACGCTCATAGAAACCATCATTACAGCAATAAAACCTCTCATAAAAGGATTTGACCAAGGTAATATTATAAAAAATGGAATACAAACGGTTATAATTGGTATCCCAAATGCAGGAAAATCAACCCTCTTAAACGCAATTATCAACGAAGAAAAAGCAATTGTATCCCCAATACCTGGAACTACAAGAGATTTGATAGAGGAAACTATACATATAGATGGAATTATGTTTCGTTTCATAGATACAGCAGGATTAAGAGAATCCGCAGATACTATTGAATCTATGGGAATAGAAAAAACAAAAAAAAAGATGCAGGAAGCGTCTCTTATTCTGTATATATTTGATTTGGTACAAGAAAGAACAGAGCGAATTTTAGAGGTAGTACAAGAGCTTACCAATGAAAAAAAAAAATTTATTCCCATCGGCAATAAAGTAGACGAATGCTCGCCTCAAATCGTAGAATTACTCAAAGAAAACACAGATTTTGTATTTATTTCTGCCCTTAAAAAACAAGGATTAGAGCATATAAAGGAAAAAATGAAAGAAAAAATGCAAATAGAAACCATCCAATCGGGCAAATACATATTCACAAATAGCAGACATTACGAAAAATTCACCCGTTCCCTCCTTTCATTACAACAAGTTTTGACTGCTCTCGATGAAAAACATACCTCTGATATACTTGCTTTTCATCTCAAAGACGCTCTTTCGTTACTCGGAGAAGTATCAGGAGAAATAACCAACGAGGAAGTATTAAGAAATATCTTTAGCAGCTTTTGTATAGGGAAATAAAAGAGATTTCACATCAATCTCTCTTCCTTATTTATAAATATATTCTATTGTAGTTATGATTATATATTATAACCAATTACTGTTTCTATAACTTTGCCATCTTTTTGGATTTTTTGCTTGAATATATCATAAAAAATAGCAGATACAAAGTTTTTTCTCTACCATTTTATGTATTTATGTATATTTTATGATTTATACCTAATAACTCATACTATGGTTTACCCCAAAAAATATTTAGGACAGCACTTTTTGAAGAATGATGATATTGCAAAAAAGGTAGTAGATTCGCTGCTTTTTTACAAAGAATACAAATCAGTGGTAGAGGTAGGTCCGGGAATGGGTGCTTTAACAGAATTTTTAATACATACAGAAAAAAAACTCTATCTTGTAGAGATAGATGCCAAATGCGTGGAGTATTTACATAAAAAATATCCTGCATTAGGTGGTAATATTTTGGAAAATGATTTTATTACTTTAGATTTTTCTTGTTTTGCAGACGATCAAATGGGAATTATTGGAAATTTTCCTTATAATATTTCTTCTCAAATACTTTTTAAGATTTTAGAAGAAAAAGAGCGGGTAATGGAAGTGGTGTGCATGATGCAAAAAGAGGTGGCAAAAAGAATTTCTAATAAAGCGGGAACGAAAGAATATGGAATTGTGAGTGTGCTTTTGCAATGTTGGTATGATATAGAGTATCTTTTTGACGTTCCGCCGGAGGCATTCCATCCTATTCCCAAAGTGTATTCGGGTGTTATTCGCCTAAAAAGAAATACAAGCAAGACACTTTTGTGTGATGAAATTCTTTTGAAAAAAGT comes from the Chitinophagaceae bacterium genome and includes:
- the crtI gene encoding phytoene desaturase family protein, which codes for MKIYIIGGGFSGLAAATILASEGHQVTILEKNNTLGGRSRRIQEKGFTFDMGPSWYWMPDVFERYFHLFGKKTSDYYQLKRLDPSYSVFFSKDTYLQVPADKKKLVSMFESIETGAGERLIRFLQEAERKYTIAMKDFIYTPSLSFLEFFRLDILKQFFTLDIFSSMKNHIHKHFSHPHLRTLMEFPILFLGATSTNTPALYSIMNYADMELGTWYPEKGMYSVVEAMELLAREKGVTILTNTEVQKIIVQNRKAYALLTPKENFYPDVVISSADYQHTDNHLLDYPYQNYSHSYWEKKIFAPSALLFYVGINKKLTSITHHTLFFDASLEEHSQSIYTHKQYPQNPLFYLSATSQTDETTAPHGCENLVFLIPLAVDLEDTEEMREKYFQIIVKRFETLTGESIQHNIIYKKSYSLQNFKQDYHAFKGNAYGLANTLWQTALWKPKIINKHISNLYYTGQLTVPGPGVPPCLISGEIVAKYILKKHKKQ
- the mnmE gene encoding tRNA uridine-5-carboxymethylaminomethyl(34) synthesis GTPase MnmE, whose product is MNRNNQEDTIVALATAEGKSAIAVIRISGAKAVEIVQKVFTNKKLSQARTHSLLYGTIKENSEVIDEVVISVFKAPNSFTREDVVEISCHGSLYIIKKIIHILISYGCRYAEAGEFTKRAFLNGRFDLTQAEAVADLISAESDIAHKIALNQMRDGFMKDIMQLRKTLIHFASMIELELDFSEEDVQFANRNELRTLIETIITAIKPLIKGFDQGNIIKNGIQTVIIGIPNAGKSTLLNAIINEEKAIVSPIPGTTRDLIEETIHIDGIMFRFIDTAGLRESADTIESMGIEKTKKKMQEASLILYIFDLVQERTERILEVVQELTNEKKKFIPIGNKVDECSPQIVELLKENTDFVFISALKKQGLEHIKEKMKEKMQIETIQSGKYIFTNSRHYEKFTRSLLSLQQVLTALDEKHTSDILAFHLKDALSLLGEVSGEITNEEVLRNIFSSFCIGK
- the rsmA gene encoding 16S rRNA (adenine(1518)-N(6)/adenine(1519)-N(6))-dimethyltransferase RsmA, giving the protein MVYPKKYLGQHFLKNDDIAKKVVDSLLFYKEYKSVVEVGPGMGALTEFLIHTEKKLYLVEIDAKCVEYLHKKYPALGGNILENDFITLDFSCFADDQMGIIGNFPYNISSQILFKILEEKERVMEVVCMMQKEVAKRISNKAGTKEYGIVSVLLQCWYDIEYLFDVPPEAFHPIPKVYSGVIRLKRNTSKTLLCDEILLKKVVKAGFQQRRKTLKNALKSFQIDEKITSNALFQKRAEQLNVQQFIELTNLIANKYS